In Haemorhous mexicanus isolate bHaeMex1 chromosome 6, bHaeMex1.pri, whole genome shotgun sequence, a single window of DNA contains:
- the DDX24 gene encoding ATP-dependent RNA helicase DDX24 isoform X2, giving the protein MKARKGGRFRSSYKLKRKGIEVVGEWKTVPIDPNLFAEEEFRDIVCLEELTEYKLVSSSKVGKVKEKKRKAESTSEEGSEEVEEPVVPPKKKKKNKDLRSQRDNSNTPNAAENDVLVDKEAKCNEIIEEDANFENHGHVTESMSSRRDTPEKKKKKPKNKAFQAQESLPSVATSKKVKNWTTEVLSASADQKADVSAWKDLFVPEPVLQALSYLGFSAPTPIQALALPSAIRDNMDVLGAAETGSGKTLAFAIPMIHSVLQWQKSNNSTTRNDSVSKESHQHHDEPRWENEDEAEKLTHQQVEDSGDEDDASFPTGCVKVLENVEFDSDDETHTVGSDKNRPLLGLVLTPTRELAVQVKHHIDAVAKFTGIKTAILVGGMAAQKQERVLNRKPEIVIATPGRLWELVKERHPHLSNLRQLRCLVIDEADRMVEKGHFLELSQLLEILNDSQYNPRRQTFVFSATLTLVHQTPARVLQKKNAKKMDKKTKLELLMEKVGIKGKPKVIDLTRKEATVETLTETRIHCNTNEKDYYLYYFLLQYPGRTMVFANSIDCVKRLSSLLTILNCDPLPLHANMHQKQRLKNLERFAERESCVLLTTDVAARGLDIPNVQHVIHYQVPRTSELYVHRSGRTARAANEGLSLLLIGPEDLINFRKIYKTLEKSEELPFFPVDAKCMTSIKERMNLARQIEKAEFFNSRAKQHNSWLQQAAEALEIDLDDEMLMGRKASEQEESQKQKMLKGMKKQLKHMLSQPLFKVLMKTKYPTQSGKLLLPQTSEGISALGAMSKKQAKKKKSIK; this is encoded by the exons ATGAAGGCCAGAAAAGGAGGGAGATTTCGATCTTCTTATAAATTGAAACGAAAAGGTATTGAAGTAGTAGGAGAATGGAAAACCGTGCCAATCGACCCCAATCTATTTGCTGAGGAGGAGTTTCGAGATATAGTGTGCTTGGAGGAACTCACAGAGTACAAGCTAGTAAGTTCTTCCAAAGTGGGGAAagtgaaagagaagaagagaaaggcTGAGAGTACTTCTGAAGAAGGCAGTGAGGAGGTGGAAGAACCTGTTGTTcctccaaaaaagaaaaagaaaaacaaagatttGAGAAGCCAGAGAGATAATAGCAATACTCCtaatgcagcagaaaatgatGTGCTGGTTGATAAAGAGGCAAAGTGTAATGAAATAATTGAAGAAGATGCTAATTTTGAGAACCATGGACATGTGACTGAGAGCATGTCAAGCAGAAGAGACactccagagaagaagaaaaagaagcctAAAAACAAGGCTTTTCAAGCACAGGAATCCCTTCCATCAGTAGCTACTTCTAAAAAGGTCAAAAACTGGACAACAGAAGTTTTATCTGCCTCAGCTGATCAAAAAGCTGATGTGTCTGCATGGAAAGACCTGTTTGTAcctgagccagtgctgcagGCCTTGAGCTACCTGGGGTTTAGTGCTCCAACTCCTATTCAAGCCTTAGCCTTGCCTTCTGCCATTCGGGATAATATGGACGTTCTTGGTGCTGCAGAAACAG gaagCGGCAAAACGCTTGCATTTGCAATTCCGATGATTCACTCTGTGCTGCAGTGGCAAAAATCAAATAACTCAACAACGAGAAATGACAGTGTTTCTAAAGAGTCCCATCAGCATCATGATGAACCAAGATGGGAAAATGAGGATGAAGCAGAAAAACTAACCCATCAGCAGGTTGAAGATAGCGGAGATGAAGATGATGCATCTTTCCCAACAGGCTGTGTGAAGGTGCTGGAAAATGTTGAATTTGATTCCGATGACGAGACACACACTGTTGGCTCTGATAAAAACAGGCCTCTTTTAGGACTGGTCCTTACTCCTACAAGAGAATTAGCTGTACAAGTAAAGCACCACATTGATGCAGTTGCAAAGTTTACAG GCATTAAGACTGCAATCCTAGTAGGAGGCATGGCTGCACAGAAGCAAGAACGTGTGCTGAATCGAAAGCCAGAAATTGTAATTGCAACCCCAGGCCGTCTGTGGGAGTTGGTTAAAGAGAGACACCCACATCTTTCAAATCTTCGTCAGCTCAG GTGCCTTGTGATTGATGAAGCAGACCGAATGGTTGAGAAAGGTCACTTCTTAGAGCTGTCTCAGTTGCTGGAAATCTTAAATGATTCACAGTATAACCCTCGACGAcagacttttgttttttctgctaCTTTGACTTTAGTCCATCAGACTCCTGCAAGAGTTTTACAAAaaaagaatgctaaaaagatgGACAAGAAGACCAAACTAGAATTGTTAATGGAAAAAGTAGGAATAAAAGGCAAACCCAAAGTAATAGACTTAACAAGGAAAGAGGCTACTGTTGAGACACTGACAGAAACCAGAATCCACTGTAACACAAATGAGAAGGACTATTATCTCTATTACTTTCTTCTCCAGTATCCAGGAAGAACCATGGTCTTTGCAAACAGCATAGACTGTGTAAAACGCCTCAGTTCTCTCCTCACAATCCTAAATTGTGATCCTCTTCCTCTGCACGCCAACATGCACCAAAAGCAAAGACTGAAAAACCTGGAAAGGTTTGCTGAGCGAGAGAG CTGTGTCCTCCTGACAACAGATGTTGCAGCTCGTGGTCTTGATATTCCTAATGTCCAGCATGTCATCCACTACCAG GTCCCTCGCACCTCGGAGCTCTACGTGCACAGGAGCGGCCGCACGGCCCGAGCTGCCAATGAAGGCCTCAGCCTGTTGCTGATTGGCCCCGAGGACTTGATCAATTTCCGGAAAATCTATAAAACGCTGGAGAAGAGTGAAGAGCTGCCATTTTTCCCAGTTGATGCCAAGTGCATGACTTCTATTAAG GAACGGATGAATTTGGCAAGGCAGATTGAGAAGGCAGAATTTTTCAACAGTCGGGCAAAGCAACACAACTCCTGGCTCCAGCAAGCTGCAGAGGCTCTTGAGATTGATCTTGATGATGAAATGTTGATGG GAAGAAAAGCTAGTGAGCAAGAAGAAAGCCAGAAGCAAAAGATGCTGAAGGGGATGAAAAAACAACTGAAACATATGTTGTCCCAGCCACTGTTTAAAGTCCTTATGAAAACCAAGTACCCAACACAGTCTGGAAAACTACTCTTGCCTCAGACATCAGAGGGCATTTCAGCTCTAGGTGCCATGTCCAAAAAGCAAGCCAAGaagaagaaatcaataaaataa
- the DDX24 gene encoding ATP-dependent RNA helicase DDX24 isoform X1: MKARKGGRFRSSYKLKRKGIEVVGEWKTVPIDPNLFAEEEFRDIVCLEELTEYKLVSSSKVGKVKEKKRKAESTSEEGSEEVEEPVVPPKKKKKNKDLRSQRDNSNTPNAAENDVLVDKEAKCNEIIEEDANFENHGHVTESMSSRRDTPEKKKKKPKNKAFQAQESLPSVATSKKVKNWTTEVLSASADQKADVSAWKDLFVPEPVLQALSYLGFSAPTPIQALALPSAIRDNMDVLGAAETGSGKTLAFAIPMIHSVLQWQKSNNSTTRNDSVSKESHQHHDEPRWENEDEAEKLTHQQVEDSGDEDDASFPTGCVKVLENVEFDSDDETHTVGSDKNRPLLGLVLTPTRELAVQVKHHIDAVAKFTGIKTAILVGGMAAQKQERVLNRKPEIVIATPGRLWELVKERHPHLSNLRQLRCLVIDEADRMVEKGHFLELSQLLEILNDSQYNPRRQTFVFSATLTLVHQTPARVLQKKNAKKMDKKTKLELLMEKVGIKGKPKVIDLTRKEATVETLTETRIHCNTNEKDYYLYYFLLQYPGRTMVFANSIDCVKRLSSLLTILNCDPLPLHANMHQKQRLKNLERFAERESCVLLTTDVAARGLDIPNVQHVIHYQVPRTSELYVHRSGRTARAANEGLSLLLIGPEDLINFRKIYKTLEKSEELPFFPVDAKCMTSIKERMNLARQIEKAEFFNSRAKQHNSWLQQAAEALEIDLDDEMLMGKKASEQEESQKQKMLKGMKKQLKHMLSQPLFKVLMKTKYPTQSGKLLLPQTSEGISALGAMSKKQAKKKKSIK; this comes from the exons ATGAAGGCCAGAAAAGGAGGGAGATTTCGATCTTCTTATAAATTGAAACGAAAAGGTATTGAAGTAGTAGGAGAATGGAAAACCGTGCCAATCGACCCCAATCTATTTGCTGAGGAGGAGTTTCGAGATATAGTGTGCTTGGAGGAACTCACAGAGTACAAGCTAGTAAGTTCTTCCAAAGTGGGGAAagtgaaagagaagaagagaaaggcTGAGAGTACTTCTGAAGAAGGCAGTGAGGAGGTGGAAGAACCTGTTGTTcctccaaaaaagaaaaagaaaaacaaagatttGAGAAGCCAGAGAGATAATAGCAATACTCCtaatgcagcagaaaatgatGTGCTGGTTGATAAAGAGGCAAAGTGTAATGAAATAATTGAAGAAGATGCTAATTTTGAGAACCATGGACATGTGACTGAGAGCATGTCAAGCAGAAGAGACactccagagaagaagaaaaagaagcctAAAAACAAGGCTTTTCAAGCACAGGAATCCCTTCCATCAGTAGCTACTTCTAAAAAGGTCAAAAACTGGACAACAGAAGTTTTATCTGCCTCAGCTGATCAAAAAGCTGATGTGTCTGCATGGAAAGACCTGTTTGTAcctgagccagtgctgcagGCCTTGAGCTACCTGGGGTTTAGTGCTCCAACTCCTATTCAAGCCTTAGCCTTGCCTTCTGCCATTCGGGATAATATGGACGTTCTTGGTGCTGCAGAAACAG gaagCGGCAAAACGCTTGCATTTGCAATTCCGATGATTCACTCTGTGCTGCAGTGGCAAAAATCAAATAACTCAACAACGAGAAATGACAGTGTTTCTAAAGAGTCCCATCAGCATCATGATGAACCAAGATGGGAAAATGAGGATGAAGCAGAAAAACTAACCCATCAGCAGGTTGAAGATAGCGGAGATGAAGATGATGCATCTTTCCCAACAGGCTGTGTGAAGGTGCTGGAAAATGTTGAATTTGATTCCGATGACGAGACACACACTGTTGGCTCTGATAAAAACAGGCCTCTTTTAGGACTGGTCCTTACTCCTACAAGAGAATTAGCTGTACAAGTAAAGCACCACATTGATGCAGTTGCAAAGTTTACAG GCATTAAGACTGCAATCCTAGTAGGAGGCATGGCTGCACAGAAGCAAGAACGTGTGCTGAATCGAAAGCCAGAAATTGTAATTGCAACCCCAGGCCGTCTGTGGGAGTTGGTTAAAGAGAGACACCCACATCTTTCAAATCTTCGTCAGCTCAG GTGCCTTGTGATTGATGAAGCAGACCGAATGGTTGAGAAAGGTCACTTCTTAGAGCTGTCTCAGTTGCTGGAAATCTTAAATGATTCACAGTATAACCCTCGACGAcagacttttgttttttctgctaCTTTGACTTTAGTCCATCAGACTCCTGCAAGAGTTTTACAAAaaaagaatgctaaaaagatgGACAAGAAGACCAAACTAGAATTGTTAATGGAAAAAGTAGGAATAAAAGGCAAACCCAAAGTAATAGACTTAACAAGGAAAGAGGCTACTGTTGAGACACTGACAGAAACCAGAATCCACTGTAACACAAATGAGAAGGACTATTATCTCTATTACTTTCTTCTCCAGTATCCAGGAAGAACCATGGTCTTTGCAAACAGCATAGACTGTGTAAAACGCCTCAGTTCTCTCCTCACAATCCTAAATTGTGATCCTCTTCCTCTGCACGCCAACATGCACCAAAAGCAAAGACTGAAAAACCTGGAAAGGTTTGCTGAGCGAGAGAG CTGTGTCCTCCTGACAACAGATGTTGCAGCTCGTGGTCTTGATATTCCTAATGTCCAGCATGTCATCCACTACCAG GTCCCTCGCACCTCGGAGCTCTACGTGCACAGGAGCGGCCGCACGGCCCGAGCTGCCAATGAAGGCCTCAGCCTGTTGCTGATTGGCCCCGAGGACTTGATCAATTTCCGGAAAATCTATAAAACGCTGGAGAAGAGTGAAGAGCTGCCATTTTTCCCAGTTGATGCCAAGTGCATGACTTCTATTAAG GAACGGATGAATTTGGCAAGGCAGATTGAGAAGGCAGAATTTTTCAACAGTCGGGCAAAGCAACACAACTCCTGGCTCCAGCAAGCTGCAGAGGCTCTTGAGATTGATCTTGATGATGAAATGTTGATGGGCAA AAAAGCTAGTGAGCAAGAAGAAAGCCAGAAGCAAAAGATGCTGAAGGGGATGAAAAAACAACTGAAACATATGTTGTCCCAGCCACTGTTTAAAGTCCTTATGAAAACCAAGTACCCAACACAGTCTGGAAAACTACTCTTGCCTCAGACATCAGAGGGCATTTCAGCTCTAGGTGCCATGTCCAAAAAGCAAGCCAAGaagaagaaatcaataaaataa